The window aaaatatCTTCAAGGAGTCGGGGAACAAGTTCGGCGAAATGAGTTTATATAGGTTTCCAAGGAGATACAACGTCCTCATGTTGCTGTCTCTTTCGCATTATCTCGTCGATGATTGCATATGATGAGAGTTTCTAAAGCAGACTGTCAACTTCTGTTACAAGACGCAAAAGAAATACTCTATGGAGCTTCGAGTTCTGATACATGTAATCAAAAGATTGAAGACCTAGAGTTCTTGTCTCCATAAAATTTCAATAGGAATACAAGTACAATGTCATGTCACGGAAATGTCCCCGAATATGACATTCTGGAAATTACATGCTTTTACAACATTGAGCGTGACGCAAAACTACATAGGATGGGGAGTCGAGTCGTACCGATCCTCAGAGAACATGCCAACAAAGAGCTGAGGCTTATGGCTCTATCAAAGCTCATCCTGCAAAACATGACGATATCAAACTTTCAGATATAAGAGTGACATTTGGTTAATGAAGCGGCGATTCCACAAGCATCCAAGACTATCAGAGCAATATGGGCAACATGGATTATTTAGTGATATGGAACCTCTTCGGATTGTAATATCAGAGTTTACAATACCAGTTAgaccaaaaggaaaaagtgaAGAGAATCTTTGCTTACATGATAATCATCGAAGTCGTGGCGATCATGCTGCAACAAAAACGTTCCATATCAGTATGCACTATGTTCAGTCACATTCGTACGGATAAAAATGCCCAAGAAATCATGCTAGCATGACAAGTCATGATCATGTTTGTGAGGTTGTGAATGATCTTATCAGCAGTCTCTCCTATTTTATCCATACTTGCATACTTGGTCTAGTAATGAGCTCAATGAGAGGGACTTGTAAGAAACTATGGCTCTGACACACTAAAACCAGAAACTGTATAAAATCTCAGAGCACGAGATATACTAACCCTTCTATACTTGTCTCTGTATCTATCCCGGTAACGTCGATCATGACCCCTCTCCCGACGTCTCCTTTCGCCTTCCTCTCTTGCTCTTTGAGCTTCCTGTACACATTAAGGATGAAAGTGATTGGAACCTTTAAATGGTTCAAAAATATGGCGCAATGATACAATCACCTCTTCAGGCAACTCACCTCTTCCTCCCGTGCTTTTCTGATTTTTTCAGCTTCCTCAAATGCCTCCTTCTCAACCTGGAAATCAACCAACATGAGAATTTGAGCTGAATATCTCTGAAAAGCAACTATCTACTAGAACAGACAAATAGGACAGACCTCCCGATTGGCAAATACTTCTTCCACCACTTGTTTTGCATAGGCAGGATCATCACAAATCAAAATGTTGTCAAAGACCGAACCTGCCTTGACCTGAGttaaaggaaataaaattacCATGACAATTTCTTAAACTGATCCTCCTTTCTGAAGTAAATATGCAAGAAACTTTCAGATGAATTCCCACCTGCCAAACCTCAATGCCTACATACTTAATTGGCTTCAGCACATAAAGATCAGGGTCATCTTCAAATTCTgtataaaaaagaagaaaatataacTCTGTAAATCTCTGGACATAGAACTTATAGCATTTTCTTTCATAAAATAGTGAAAGAGAACAAATGACTCAAAGGTAGATTGCACAGTACCAGGATTATCGATCCAAGGGGTTTTCCATTTACCCTTGTAGTTCGGGTTCTTAATTTTCTGACATGCCAAAACAGAAAGCTTATCAGTAGAATCCCAACAATCTAAGCCCAAAACATCCATTAAGTTTTGATGCTTTCAACAAACCTTTCGTTTCCATGGTCCTTTGTATGCTGGGTTTGGTACTTTCGGAGGTTTCCAAATGCCATCTTCTTCCTCGTCCCAATTGTCGGGCTGAATAGGAAACAAATGGCAGGTGAGCAAGCATATTTTTCCTACTTTTTACCAATGTAGACAGAATAAAGCTAAGCCATATTTTTTTCAGGGCAGTATGCATGAAAAAGGAAATCCCGATAAAAAACTAAGATGGTCTTGACAATGCAACCAGAAATATGGGATCCATAACCAGTCCACTGATAGCGGCGTTATCAAAGGAATTAAACACTAACCTCTTTAGATTTTGGATCAGGAATCTCAGCTGGAATTGAATCGTATCCCTGAATAAGACCAACAATATTCTGAGTCTACAGCTTATGTCCAACAAAAGACATTGGAAACAAGAAATGTTAAACATAGAATACCTTGGGTTTGACATCATTAGGATCATCAATATACTCTCTGTCATCCCAATCAGCAGGCTGTAACATATCAAATGTGAGTCGTAAATATAAGTTCTTAAATGGACAATAAAGATAATTTCTCATAAGAAAAAACTAAGAACCTTCATGAATAAGAATATTGATGGTGTAAAGTTGAGGCATGGTGTCAAACCTTCTTTGCTTTGACGTCTTTAATTTTCCTCGGAGGAAGGATATCCCAATCAGTATACATGCTCCCTGAGTCCCTCTCTCTATTATCAACCAGAATGCTATAAGAAGCATCTGGTCTAAGTATAAATGTATAAAAATGGGTCAACTTGTCAGTCTCACACTGCAAATCCTTCTTTATCGGGTAGTTCTGTCCTTGGTATGAGAGAATGACATGGAGTTTCTTGGTCTGGGTCCCACAGAGATCTGGTCCGAACATCACACTGCacagagaaaagtaaagccAATTCACCAAATAAATgctaaagataaaaaaaagagagggcAAAGTTATCACTGCACATTCAgattttacttataatatcATGCATTATCCTAATGGTATTCATGACAATGTGGAAATGATCACGAAATATAGTCTGTGATCCCATTTGAATTCCTACTCCCTTGGGAAGACAGTTGTTAAGATGTAGACGAAATGCTGGGCAAATCATAAGCACCTGTAAGGTGTGTCCCCACCAAACTTCTTCTGATTGACATATCCTGAGAGAAGCTTTATGTAACCACCACCACATTCAATGTCCTGCTCAAACTTTATAGAGTACTGGAGGACCAAAGTCCGGTTCTTGTTGCTGAACTCCGGTATCTTCGCAGATACGGCAGTGTGTTTGGCATCCAAGGATGTCTGGATACCTGCGAAAAGGTGAGAATATTAGATGGGAAACAAGagaatatatcataatatgTTATTCAGACATAACACTTCAACCccaaacatgcatgaaaatgTCCGAGTCAATTGACACCGAAAGAGCAAACCGAGGTATGTTGTTCACTGGTCATGTAAAATTTAGATGATATATGATATGCTTGTCTTAAATTCCCGAAACTTTGTTGCACTCCCATTTCTACGATTTCCGCATTTTGCCCACATGTTTGGATAATACAAAAGTAATAAACAAATCAAGGCACCTTCATCTGTAACTTAAGGCTTTCATCTCAAGAAACAAATAGCAAGAAAATAAATCCAAAAGGTACCCTTATCGTCTGGATCACCGGACCACTTCCCAGCGGTGTGCTTGAACGAACCCGCCTTCCCTTCAGCCCTTTTCCAGTCGGACACGACCCAGCGGCCCTTCCACCCATCTAAAATCGAAGAAACAGAACAAATATGAGTCACCCATTTAACACGGGAGTAATAGAAACTTATCTACTCTCAAGAGCGTGGGAAATTAAGCTATGGAGAAATCATTACCATAATCTAAGCTTCCATAGGGATTTGTTTAGTATTTTGTGATCAGGAAACTAATTCAGGACAAAGTTTCTATAGATAACAAAATCTCAAAACCCAACAGGCAAAACTTTCCTTTTGTTGTCTCGGGCATCAAAAAGACCAAAAGGGTCCGCCGAAGATTTCATCGTTATTTTCCCCAAAACAGAAACATCCCATTTTTTCCCGACATCAGCCGACCCAAGTAAAAAGGACACCCAACACGAGCAACCACTTGTGAGCACCCAAAGGGCCAAAATCCAATCTTTCGAGCTACTTATCCCTTTAATACGATCAAGAGGCAGAAGCAGCAGCTGAGTCAGTAGAACAGTAACGGGGAGCAACGGTATTACTACCTTCGAACCGCTCTTCAAAGATGATCTCTGCGAAGGAAGAGCGTGCGAGGAAGAAGAGATGCAGCGTCAGAACTAAGATGGAAGGAAAAGCCTTGACAGCCTGCCCCGCCATTGTTGGTTGGGTGGAGCAGCTCCAGCGGACCTCCGAGGATGCCACTGGGGAATGCGATCGTTGGAAGAGCACTCTGCTTCAGCTCAGACTATATAACACTAACGAAGCTCTCATTCCGCTTAGAGAGATGATTGACCTCATCTTTCACAATTATTACGGGGCGTGCCATCGGTGGACAGTCCAAGGTTGACCGTTgactaataaataataatagagaaaattaaaaaagtggAGGAGTTCCAAGTTCCAACCAATGGGAATGAGAGTGGACGTAGCATCAACCAATGGCCTTCTTCCGTTGTAGTTTGTGGGACCCAtcgaatttaatttttaatcttaaaatacttttttttaacctAAGCAGTGCATTCTTGGTACGAgaaaagaatagaaaataaaaagaacaaaGAGCGCATAATTTGTGGTG of the Punica granatum isolate Tunisia-2019 chromosome 6, ASM765513v2, whole genome shotgun sequence genome contains:
- the LOC116212054 gene encoding calreticulin-3; this translates as MAGQAVKAFPSILVLTLHLFFLARSSFAEIIFEERFEDGWKGRWVVSDWKRAEGKAGSFKHTAGKWSGDPDDKGIQTSLDAKHTAVSAKIPEFSNKNRTLVLQYSIKFEQDIECGGGYIKLLSGYVNQKKFGGDTPYSVMFGPDLCGTQTKKLHVILSYQGQNYPIKKDLQCETDKLTHFYTFILRPDASYSILVDNRERDSGSMYTDWDILPPRKIKDVKAKKPADWDDREYIDDPNDVKPKGYDSIPAEIPDPKSKEPDNWDEEEDGIWKPPKVPNPAYKGPWKRKKIKNPNYKGKWKTPWIDNPEFEDDPDLYVLKPIKYVGIEVWQVKAGSVFDNILICDDPAYAKQVVEEVFANREVEKEAFEEAEKIRKAREEEEAQRAREEGERRRRERGHDRRYRDRYRDKYRRHDRHDFDDYHDEL